One window of the Eucalyptus grandis isolate ANBG69807.140 chromosome 6, ASM1654582v1, whole genome shotgun sequence genome contains the following:
- the LOC104448697 gene encoding LOW QUALITY PROTEIN: inactive protein kinase SELMODRAFT_444075 (The sequence of the model RefSeq protein was modified relative to this genomic sequence to represent the inferred CDS: inserted 1 base in 1 codon) produces the protein MSAPRHGGGPGQRAAARAGREKVVVAVRAEKVVSKAALAWALSHVVQPGDNITLLAIFACKRPGRIRLWNFARMSGECGTGNREELLDRISRISDSCSLMVMQFHDQVEVRVRIKVVSDKPGGVVADEARKCGANWVILDKDLKQESTHCLEEVRCNIVVMKGSQAKVLRLNLGCSNELQTPFYSATSSPCVDDGEFNTYRMKHSTPVTSPELFSPLTRTTRESSSSSYDTVGSFFHLYERNPLXEGQRKGCHSPYLTKNEFKYPFSVLESYGEKVVTLSKTLSSLSVDSSKVYWIPQNHMLDVKRLPTGNDQKATQTHKSISRRWFNKFIRHNHSQMSTGSIGQRQAQQPDQVVNASIRDVVSLGRTSSVPPPLCSLCQHKAPTFGKPPRRFSYAELEEATEGFSDSNFLAEGGFGLVHRGILSNGQVVAVKQLKFGGAQGDADFCREVRLLSCAQHRNVVLLIGFCSEGSKRALVYEYVCNGSLDFHLHGGDSDTLNWESRLKIAIGAARGLRYLHEDCRVGCIVHRDMRPKNILLTHDFEPLVADFGLARWYSGNEIGPEELVIGTSGYLAPEFVDGGKISEKVDVYAFGVVLLELLTGRRIIELQFKGESFFAQLFGTFAAHESKEVKSNCFSFIDPCLAANQSQDFGHQLQVMSHAALSCLHPDPESRPPMSKVVRILEGQSLMPLALDLNAAGSRSGHLNGVCSRMHTETMRSHSRKHSH, from the exons ATGTCGGCACCGCGGCACGGCGGAGGTCCGGGCCAGCGCGCCGCCGCCAGGGCGGGGCGAGAGAAGGTCGTTGTCGCCGTCAGGGCGGAGAAGGTCGTCTCCAAGGCCGCGCTGGCGTGGGCGCTCTCCCACGTCGTCCAGCCCGGCGACAACATCACCTTGCTCGCCATCTTCGCGTGCAAGCGACCAG GTCGGATCAGGCTGTGGAATTTCGCGAGAATGAGCGGGGAGTGCGGGACCGGCAACCGAGAGGAGCTGCTGGATCGGATTTCTCGGATCTCCGACTCGTGTTCTCTGATGGTGATGCAGTTCCACGATCAAGTCGAG GTTAGAGTGAGGATAAAAGTGGTTTCTGATAAACCTGGCGGTGTGGTGGCGGATGAAGCACGCAAATGCGGGGCCAACTGGGTCATACTGGACaa GGACTTAAAGCAAGAATCGACTCATTGCTTGGAGGAAGTTCGCTGCAATATAGTGGTGATGAAGGGTTCTCAAGCGAAAGTTCTCAGATTGAATTTAGGATGTTCAAATGAACTCCAGACCCCCTTCTATTCCGCTACTTCTTCTCCATGTGTGGATGACGGAGAGTTCAATACCTACAGGATGAAGCATTCTACTCCAGTCACCAGTCCTGAATTGTTTAGCCCTCTTACAAGAACTACCAGAGAAAGTTCATCATCAAGTTATGACACAGTTGggtctttttttcatttatacgAAAGAAATCCAC TTGAAGGACAGAGGAAGGGATGTCATTCACCATATTTGACAAAGAATGAGTTCAAATACCCCTTTTCGGTACTTGAATCGTACGGGGAAAAGGTTGTGACTCTCTCGAAAACCTTATCATCTCTATCAGTTGACAGTAGTAAGGTTTATTGGATTCCCCAAAATCATATGCTTGATGTAAAGCGTCTCCCCACTGGGAACGATCAAAAAGCTACCCAAACCCATAAAAGTATCTCCAGAAGATGGTTTAACAAGTTTATTAGACATAATCACAGTCAAATGAGTACTGGGAGCATAGGGCAAAGGCAAGCCCAACAACCAGATCAGGTTGTCAATGCAAGCATAAGGGATGTAGTCTCCTTAGGCAGAACTTCCTCAGTGCCACCTCCCCTATGCTCGCTATGTCAACATAAGGCACCAACTTTTGGAAAACCCCCTCGGAGGTTCTCATATGCGGAACTAGAGGAAGCAACAGAAGGATTTTCAGATTCGAATTTTCTGGCAGAAGGAGGTTTTGGATTGGTCCACAGGGGGATTCTCAGTAATGGACAGGTGGTAGCGGTGAAGCAGTTGAAGTTTGGTGGAGCCCAAGGAGATGCTGACTTTTGTAGGGAGGTGAGGTTGTTGAGCTGCGCACAACATAGGAATGTTGTGCTATTGATTGGATTTTGCTCCGAGGGCAGCAAAAGAGCTCTAGTCTATGAGTACGTGTGCAATGGATCCCTGGACTTCCATTTGCATG GAGGTGATAGCGACACTCTAAATTGGGAGTCCCGACTCAAAATTGCTATTGGCGCTGCAAGAGGCTTAAGATATCTTCATGAGGACTGTAGAGTTGGCTGTATCGTACACAGAGATATGCGACCTAAGAATATCCTCTTGACTCACGATTTTGAACCCCTG gTAGCTGATTTTGGACTCGCTAGATGGTACTCTGGAAATGAGATTGGCCCAGAGGAGCTAGTCATCGGAACTTCAGG ATATCTTGCACCAGAGTTTGTTGATGGAGGAAAAATCTCGGAAAAGGTTGATGTCTATGCATTTGGAGTGGTACTTTTAGAGCTGCTGACAGGGCGAAGAATCATCGAGCTGCAATTCAAGGGAGAAAGTTTTTTTGCTCAGTTGTTTGGCACCTTTGCTGCACATGAATCAAAAGAAGTCAAATCCAACTGTTTTTCATTTATAGACCCATGCTTGGCCGCTAACCAATCTCAAGATTTTGGCCATCAGCTACAAGTAATGAGCCATGCTGCTTTATCGTGTCTGCATCCAGATCCTGAATCAAGACCTCCAATGTCAAAG GTTGTTAGAATACTAGAAGGACAGTCCCTCATGCCCTTAGCCTTGGATCTGAATGCAGCTGGTAGTAGGAGCGGTCACCTAAATGGAGTGTGCTCTCGCATGCATACTGAAACTATGAGAAGCCACTCACGGAAACATTCCCACTGA
- the LOC104448698 gene encoding protein JINGUBANG encodes MERDERGGGGGGGGGGGPMFLESNTIPRPKFNMMHSDPNMSAISIPDDDFPHRHSSVSPASPGFYDHSRMSGEGSPMMMSPWNQSSPFNKSQWSTASTNYEDNVPQNSLIGSLVREEGHIYSLAASGELLYTGSDSKNIRVWKNLKEFSAFKSSSGLVKAIIVANGKIFTGHQDGKIRVWKISPRNPSLHKRAGTLPTLKDIFKSSINPSNYIEGRRRRSALWIKHSDAVSCLSLNKEQGLLYSASWDRTIKVWRISDSKCLESISAHDDAVNAVVASVDDLVFSGSADGTVKVWKREMLGKTTKHALAESLLKQECAVTSLAMNRACSVAYGGSSDGLVNFWERGKQFTHGGVLKGHKLAILCLASAGNLLFSGSADKTICVWRRDGTIHTCLSVLTGHTGPVKCLATEEDAESARKGEQRWIVYSGSLDKSVKVWSVSEMAPDLNQMAMMQQQQQQVTYDADSVPSDGSFSSAGRNSQNRRY; translated from the coding sequence atggagagagacgagagaggaggaggaggaggaggaggaggaggaggaggccccATGTTCTTGGAGAGCAACACCATTCCGAGGCCTAAGTTTAACATGATGCATTCGGACCCTAACATGTCGGCGATCTCGATCCCCGACGATGACTTTCCGCACCGCCACAGCAGTGTTTCCCCTGCGAGCCCCGGCTTCTACGACCACAGCCGGATGAGCGGCGAGGGGTCCCCGATGATGATGTCCCCCTGGAACCAGTCCTCTCCCTTCAACAAATCCCAGTGGTCTACCGCGTCTACAAATTACGAAGACAACGTCCCCCAGAACAGCCTCATCGGGTCGCTGGTCCGAGAGGAGGGGCACATTTACTCTCTTGCCGCCTCGGGCGAGCTCCTGTACACGGGGTCTGACAGTAAGAATATCCGCGTGTGGAAGAACTTAAAGGAATTCTCCGCATTCAAGTCCAGCAGTGGGCTCGTCAAGGCCATCATCGTCGCCAACGGCAAGATCTTCACTGGCCACCAGGACGGTAAGATCCGGGTCTGGAAGATCTCGCCCAGGAACCCGAGCCTCCACAAAAGAGCCGGGACGTTGCCGACTCTGAAGGATATTTTCAAGAGCTCCATCAATCCAAGCAATTACATTGAGGGGAGACGACGCCGGAGCGCACTGTGGATAAAGCATTCCGACGCGGTCTCATGCCTTAGCCTGAACAAGGAACAGGGCTTGCTTTACTCGGCTTCATGGGACCGAACTATAAAGGTGTGGCGGATCTCGGACTCCAAGTGCCTCGAGTCGATCAGCGCCCACGATGATGCCGTCAATGCTGTCGTCGCCAGTGTCGATGACCTGGTCTTCAGTGGATCTGCCGATGGGACCGTGAAGGTGTGGAAGAGGGAGATGCTCGGAAAAACGACCAAGCACGCGCTTGCTGAGTCGTTGCTGAAGCAGGAGTGCGCGGTCACGTCGCTGGCCATGAACCGGGCTTGTTCGGTCGCGTACGGAGGGTCCTCTGATGGGCTGGTCAACTTCTGGGAGCGCGGGAAGCAGTTCACGCATGGCGGGGTCCTGAAGGGGCACAAGCTCGCGATCCTCTGCCTCGCATCTGCAGGGAACCTGCTGTTTAGCGGGTCCGCTGACAAGACCATATGCGTGTGGAGGAGGGACGGGACGATCCACACCTGCCTGTCGGTGTTGACCGGGCACACCGGGCCCGTCAAGTGCTTGGCCACAGAGGAAGACGCAGAGTCGGCCAGGAAGGGGGAGCAGCGGTGGATAGTGTACAGCGGGAGTCTCGACAAGTCGGTCAAGGTGTGGAGCGTGTCCGAGATGGCACCTGATCTTAATCAGATGGCCAtgatgcagcagcagcagcagcaggtgACTTACGATGCGGACTCAGTGCCGTCGGATGGAAGCTTCTCTTCGGCTGGCCGGAACAGCCAAAACCGAAGGTACTGA